In Pseudophryne corroboree isolate aPseCor3 chromosome 3, aPseCor3.hap2, whole genome shotgun sequence, a genomic segment contains:
- the LOC135056405 gene encoding cytochrome c oxidase subunit 5B, mitochondrial-like, with amino-acid sequence MASWRLCQLVLRAVPRAQAAAAAPRAMYVSRAMSSGGGIPTDEQQATGLERKILEALKKGEDPYNILKPKSYSGTKDNPHIVPSVNKQRLVGCICEEDNSQVIWFWIHEGHVHRCPECGAHYKLVPYELPH; translated from the exons ATGGCTTCTTGGAGACTCTGCCAGCTGGTCCTTCGCGCTGTACCCCGGGCACAAGCAGCAGCGGCTGCCCCCCGGGCCATGTATGTCAGCAGAGCGATGAGCTCCGGAGGCG GTATTCCCACTGACGAGCAGCAGGCAACTGGACTTGAGAGAAAAATCCTCGAAGCTCTGAAGAAAGGAGAG GATCCTTACAACATATTAAAGCCAAAGTCCTATTCTGGAACGAAGGATAATCCACATATTGTGCCGTCAGTCAACAAACAAAGACTTGTGggttgcatat GTGAAGAAGACAATTCTCAGGTCATTTGGTTTTGGATCCACGAAGGCCATGTGCACCGCTGTCCTGAGTGTGGCGCTCACTACAAACTTGTACCTTATGAGCTGCCACACTGA